The Coffea arabica cultivar ET-39 chromosome 3c, Coffea Arabica ET-39 HiFi, whole genome shotgun sequence genome contains a region encoding:
- the LOC140037850 gene encoding uncharacterized protein, which produces MAENSQQFGVRFEGVTRRVNEVNHSDLANRLTELTALIRQMTRGQVQATKACGICTAPKHMTDMCLTLQEDLNEQASAMRSLPGPPQRRNDPYAPTYNLGWGNHPNFSNAPKPSGFQQPFQQRPPVQQPFASNSGISLEDMIKSLANSTCKMQLDLLAKTKKEESEKEILDTFRKAEINILLLDAIRQLSKYAKFLRGLCMNRNKLNFHDKIKVGKNVSIVLQRKLPQKCNDPGMFTIPCIIGQKRIDRGMLDLGASINVKALSIFRTLNLGPLKDTRVIIQLVDRSNVYPEGVVEDVLVKVNEFIFPADFYFVDMNDDNSVKSTVLLLGRPFMSMARTKIDMHEVTGCQACAIIITCSNKS; this is translated from the exons ATGGCTGAGAACTCGCAACAGTTTGGAGTCAGATTTGAGGGAGTGACTCGAAGGGTCAACGAGGTTAATCATTCTGACCTTGCGAATAGATTAACTGAACTAACTGCCTTGATTCGTCAAATGACTAGAGGACAAGTACAGGCAACTAAAGCATGTGGAATATGTACTGCTCCTAAACACATGACTGATATGTGTCTGACCCTTCAAGAAGACCTCAACGAGCAAGCCAGCGCCATGAGAAGTTTGCCTGGACCACCCCAAAGGAGAAATGACCCGTATGCACCTACATACAATCTAGGGTGGGGGAACCACCCCAACTTTAGCAATGCTCCGAAACCCTCGGGTTTTCAACAACCATTCCAGCAGAGACCACCAGTACAGCAACCATTTGCATCTAATTCAGGTATTTCCCTTGAAGATATGATTAAATCGCTAGCTAATAGCACTTGTAAAATGCAGCTTGACTT GTTGGCTAAAACCAAGAAAGAGGAGTCAGAGAAGGAGATTTTGGATACCTTTAGGAAAGCGGAAATCAACATCCTTTTGCTTGATGCGATTAGGCAGTTGTCAAAATATGCAAAGTTTTTGAGAGGGTTGTGTATGAACCGGAACAAGTTGAATTTTCACGACAAAATAAAGGTGGGTAAGAATGTGTCAATAGTCCTTCAAAGAAAGTTGCCGCAAAAATGCAACGATCCAGGTATGTTCACGATACCATGCATCATAGGCCAGAAGAGGATAGACAGAGGTATGCTTGATCTAGGGGCATCTATTAACGTCAAGGCTTTGTCAATATTTAGGACCTTAAACTTAGGACCTCTAAAAGATACAAGGGTAATAATTCAACTAGTCGATAGGTCAAATGTTTACCCTGAGGGTGTGGTTGAAGACGTCCTAGTGAAAGTTAATGAGTTTATCTTTCCTGCTGATTTCTATTTTGTTGACATGAATGACGATAACTCAGTTAAGTCAACTGTACTCCTTCTGGGTAGACCATTCATGAGTATGGCCAGGACCAAGATAGATATGCATGAAGTGACAGGTTGtcaagcctgtgcaataataataacctGCTCAAACAAAAGCTAA